The stretch of DNA GGGTGACCACGTCGTCCAGAAAGCGGAGCGTCTCGGCATCGTCGAGGCTCACCATCTGATAGGCCATCTCCATGAGCTGCGCCGCGCCCAGGACCTCGGTCGCGTGTAGCCCTCCGTCGATCCACACCACGGCCTTTGCGGTCTGTGACAGCTCGCGTGCCTCTTCGTCGCTGAGATCGTTCGCGAGCGCCAAGCGCCGCGCGTTCGTCTTGTGCTGCTCGAGGTTCGCGTGGTTCGCCGCGGAGGTGATGATGGCCATGAGGTGAGGCCGGCCTTCGGCGGTATA from Gemmatimonadota bacterium encodes:
- a CDS encoding peptidase, coding for MKKRSYTSIRTFLCAGLCAGLLVVTGTALHAQNVTTPMAQFGHNIGDDYWLATYTELTAYWQKLASESPRMVLDTIGYTAEGRPHLMAIITSAANHANLEQHKTNARRLALANDLSDEEARELSQTAKAVVWIDGGLHATEVLGAAQLMEMAYQMVSLDDAETLRFLDDVVT